The Epilithonimonas zeae genome contains a region encoding:
- a CDS encoding glycoside hydrolase family 43 protein gives MKKITMNPNFLRNKTSIFATLALLSVTSLQAQIFTDFQYRGNDKIYNDNPLKPDEFYSPILQGCYPDPSITKKGEDYYLVNSSFSMFPGVPIFTSKDLVNWKQIGHVLDRPSQLKVEKGVVSQGIYAPDIKYNKYNDTFYMITTQIAGGVGNMVVKTKDPAKGWSEVQKLNFDGIDPAIFFDDDGKAYIVHNDAPPKGTEQYQGHRVIKMWDYDLEKDQVIAGSDRIIVNGGVDLSQKPIWIEGPHLYKYKGKYYLMCAEGGTGGNHSEVIFMADSPKGPFVPAKNNPILTQRYFPRDRKEKVDWAGHADLVEGRNGQWYGVFLAIRPNEKGRVNHGRETFILPVDWSGTYPVFQNGLVPMKPKLKMPQGVQNQTGQNGFFPNGNFTYNDKLTDKNLDFRWIAMRGPRENFITTTKTGVKVNPMETNIKALAPISSLFHRLQHEDFETSVTLDYKPKSEKELAGITLYQSETFNYVFGITKKDKDFYIVLERTEKGASTLVASEKISLGKTIKFQVTGEKDNISFNYATDGKNFKNLGGPVSGDILSTDVAGGFTGSLIGLYSTSSNDIVPN, from the coding sequence ATGAAAAAGATAACAATGAATCCAAATTTCCTAAGAAACAAAACCAGCATTTTTGCTACTCTGGCTCTACTTTCTGTAACCAGTTTGCAAGCACAGATTTTTACCGATTTTCAATACAGAGGAAACGATAAAATATATAATGACAACCCTCTGAAACCGGACGAATTCTATTCTCCGATTCTCCAGGGCTGCTATCCTGACCCAAGTATCACCAAAAAAGGAGAAGATTATTACTTGGTTAATTCTTCTTTCTCAATGTTTCCGGGCGTTCCGATTTTCACCTCTAAAGATTTGGTCAATTGGAAGCAGATTGGGCACGTTCTCGACAGGCCTTCACAACTTAAAGTAGAAAAAGGTGTCGTTTCTCAGGGAATTTATGCACCGGACATCAAATACAACAAGTACAACGACACTTTTTATATGATTACCACCCAAATCGCGGGCGGAGTCGGTAATATGGTCGTAAAAACCAAAGACCCGGCAAAAGGCTGGAGTGAAGTGCAAAAACTGAATTTCGACGGGATCGATCCTGCCATTTTCTTTGATGATGATGGCAAAGCATACATCGTTCATAACGATGCACCGCCAAAAGGAACAGAACAGTATCAAGGTCACCGCGTCATCAAAATGTGGGATTACGATTTGGAAAAAGATCAGGTTATCGCAGGTTCAGACAGAATTATTGTAAACGGTGGAGTCGACCTTTCTCAAAAACCGATTTGGATTGAAGGTCCGCATTTATACAAATACAAAGGAAAATATTACCTGATGTGCGCAGAAGGCGGAACCGGAGGCAACCACAGCGAGGTTATTTTTATGGCAGATTCTCCGAAAGGACCATTCGTTCCCGCTAAAAATAACCCGATTTTGACGCAGAGATATTTTCCTAGAGACAGAAAGGAAAAAGTGGATTGGGCGGGTCACGCCGATTTGGTAGAAGGCCGTAACGGACAGTGGTACGGTGTGTTTTTAGCCATTCGTCCCAACGAAAAAGGACGTGTAAATCACGGTAGAGAAACCTTTATTCTTCCGGTTGACTGGAGCGGAACTTATCCTGTGTTTCAAAATGGCTTGGTTCCAATGAAGCCGAAATTGAAAATGCCACAAGGTGTTCAGAATCAAACTGGACAAAACGGATTCTTTCCGAACGGGAATTTCACGTATAATGATAAACTGACCGATAAAAACCTCGATTTCCGTTGGATTGCGATGCGCGGACCGCGTGAAAACTTCATTACGACTACGAAAACGGGTGTAAAAGTGAATCCTATGGAAACGAATATCAAAGCATTGGCTCCGATCTCATCTTTGTTCCACAGATTACAGCACGAAGATTTCGAAACTTCCGTAACCTTAGATTATAAACCAAAATCTGAAAAAGAATTGGCTGGAATTACGCTCTACCAAAGCGAAACATTCAATTACGTTTTCGGAATTACGAAGAAAGACAAAGATTTCTACATTGTTTTGGAAAGAACCGAAAAAGGGGCGTCAACATTAGTAGCCAGCGAGAAAATTTCTTTAGGTAAAACCATTAAATTTCAGGTTACAGGAGAGAAAGACAACATCAGCTTTAATTACGCAACAGATGGCAAGAATTTTAAAAATTTGGGAGGTCCGGTTTCCGGCGATATTCTTTCCACAGATGTTGCAGGCGGTTTCACAGGAAGCTTAATCGGATTGTACAGTACTTCGTCAAACGATATTGTGCCAAATTAG